The Glycine soja cultivar W05 chromosome 15, ASM419377v2, whole genome shotgun sequence region CATTTAACTGTAGGAGAGCACGGTGTGTAGACACTCGTGAGAAGCTAAGCAAagcataattaaaatacaaagagATTGATCGATCACAAAACACAGAAGAGAGAAAGGAAGTTCAATAtataacctaaaaaaaaaaaacaagagcacTTTTACACCCACTAACACGTTTTCAAAATTCTTAGGCGTGACAAGCCTAAGTGGGGTGCATTATGATGAACCTCCCAGACCCAGTAGTATCCCAACCTCCACCACTTACTATTCCAAAACCAATCCTCTCTATTACTACTTCAATTCTTAGTTCtttcttccccccccccccccccccccccactaaaacaaatatattcacCACCATAATAAACCAACCAATACCAATCACATCCTGCCACGTCACCACCCCTAAATTTTTTTCACCTAAACCCTACCTCATCCAATTCCTACCTCCTACTGTGCACTTTTCCGGCGAAGCGGCGTAAATGTTTGAAACACAACACTCCCAGAATCCGGGAACTGGTCCATCGCGCAGCTTCTCAACTTCAGTCCCATGGGCTCCACCGCACCCGCTACCTCTCTCCACACCTCGCTCCCCAACGACGACGTCGTAGAAACCGACATCGTCCCCGGTCGGAATATCTGAACCACCTTCCTCAACACGTGGATTATGTCCACGTCATCGGACATGGACCCCACGCATTCAAAACTCGCATAGCTGTAACCGTCTTCCGGCGTCACGTGAATGGTGGAGTACCACTCCCCATCCATGCCGTTCATGGAGTACCCGCACGGGTCGAACGCAAAATCGCACACGAGCGCGTGCGAGTTAATCTCGCCGATTCCGGTGAGCTCCGTCATTTCCTTCCCCGCGGAGTCACCGGTTTTTCCGTCGCCGGGGCGGCGGAAAAACTTCCGGGCGAGGACGGGGTCGAGGTCGGTCATGCAGATTTCCATGGTGTAAGCGTGGTTTTGGCTGTAAGGCGCGTGAGAGTGATGAGGAATATTCGTGGCGGTGAACACGTGCCACGAGTGTGAGGAGGATTTTGAGGGCATAATGGAGGCTTTTCTGAAGCACAGGTCTGAAGGGAGGGTTGTTTCCAAGTAGGTAACTTCGTGTTCGAAGCTGGTATGGGGGAAGGGTTGTGACAAGGGGAAGATGAAGCTTCCGCGGGTGTAGCGGCACAAAGAGAGGGTGAGGCCGAGGTGGGTCTGCGCGTAGAAGATCAAGGGAGTAATGGATTTGAGAAGCTGCGTTGTCCCACACGTTTTGATGATAATCTTTGTTGGGTACACAAAGAGGCTTGATTCTGATAACACATAAGCGTCCAAGTAGGAGTTTCCAACGGCTGAAACCACAGTGCATTGGACTGCTTGTAGGGTTTGTTGTATGCAGTCGAAGGAGAGTTTTCTGAGGCCCAGTTGGAGGATGGTTGGGTCATCACCGAAGAAATGGAGCTCCAGCCGCTTCTCGAAGCCTTCGAAACCTGAGAATGCGAATGCCATTGGAGATCAAGAATGAATAACGAAGAGTGATGGTGGTGTTTGTGGTAATGGTGAGAGAAATGTGAGGGAAAGGATATTGAGGGTGATTTGGATTTATAGGTGTGTGTGAGGTGGAGTGAGAgtagtgagtgagtgagtgagtgagtgttTAGAAATTAGAAGGGTGGTGTGAGCATGAGCATGCGGGTGATGGAACCAAGAATCATGATAGTAGGCATAATGAAGTGAAATAGGATGATGATATGCAacaattttgttatgttttttttagttcatcAATCTTCTCATAGCTTCCTTCACAGACACCAACAGAATTAATATGCCCACGCTCATCAATTCTTTCTTGCTTTGTCATTCCCTATTCTATGCCTCCACTCTTCCCCCACCTTAATGACTCTTTCTGCCTTATTAATCTGCATTATTGTAACTTCgaatagaaaaattatatttggatacctgataggaagagaaaaaaaagtaattaataacatgatgcgacaaaaaaaaaagattgagaaaaaTGAATAATGTTAATGGAGTGTTGATATTGTTTAGTCGTCTAAATATCATACTCCTTCCAATAACATATAGGAATATTTGTTTAggaatttagaaaagaaaaatgtttgatgCACCCATAATGGTATTCTACACCTAGtgaaagagggagaaaaaaaaagtatagtaAAATTTATGATGGGAAAGAAAGAGATagtgaaaaataagaaatattaataagatatttaaaattaagaaatgttAATGTATCACTATTCACTACTCTTTAAAAAATCTGAGAATAGTTTTGAGATGTTTAAGGGAAAAACGTGgtttaatatttcaaatatattttctacATTTCTGCCTGCCTTCTAATTCTACTTAGCTTCTTATAATATATAGGAAAAATTATCTAAAGACATCTAGGTGTTAATTGATACgtagagagaacaagagagaaaCATATGCAAAGGTGAAATaagataataagaaaagagaaaaaaaaactattaatgaAGTATTTGATATATCAACGATGCTATTTAGCACAAATTAATACATATATGCTCGCACAAATCATACGAAGCACAACAATATCTTTGGtgctaattttttaataacaaatattggttaaaataattagaaaatataaaagaaaatttaaccgAAATCATCTTTTGTGTGTTTGTAATGAAAACTAATTGGTAACTTTTAGTATTTGGCTTGATATATAagattcattttgtttttcatagaTGTCTTTCTTAAGAGGTAATCTAAATTTAAGATAGATCGGACATTAAATGTGgatattttattcaaatgaGATTTGAATCTTTAATTCGTAATAATGTGAGAGAGTAGTCTCTTTAGCTAGACTCAACTCTATTAGTTAATtgatatataagattatatatatatatatatatatcattgttTATGTATATAAGAATATTATGtgtttttcgtatttttttccCTTAAGAAATTTGGAAAAGTGAAAGTCGATTTGAGAGGTTTAAGGGGGAATATCGTtgtttaatatttgatttatttcaaatattatattttacaatgTGGGCTCTCTAGTATGTAGCGTTAGTTCCATGCCTTGCTACTATATTTAGTATTTAGTTTAaagtaaaatcaattaaatttgaagtttgaacGATATGTGGGGCTAATTTGACTAGAATGATTGGTTGAACTGATGATGAGAAGTATCAGAAATAATTATGTTGAAACCATATCATATACTTCTTTTCACAATCACAAAGAAACTGGAGATTTAGTAATGTTTCAAGAGACCTTGTTCATTCAAAGGAATTTGATTCCGTGAGTCAAAATTCAGCATCGGCATTCAACTTAACTATTTGAATGATAATTCTATTAAAATAGAGACATAATCATCAACCGGAGCTAGATGCTGtattgttgttctgaaaaacaacaattatGATTTATGAGCTCTGTAGGGATAATTAATAGACCGTTTAAATTAGAGCTCCAGTTAAAAATAGGGTAAACAGAGCATTTTGtaaccaaaaagtaaaaagaccCAATCACTTGGGACTCTGTTTGATATGAGCATACTCTGATATAGATAATGGCCTCTGCATAATGGAAAAGTGAAGACACCTCAGTTGATGGAGACATCTTTGTCTATTGCTAGGAGAGCAGGTGTTAATTAACCAAAATCTTGACGTGCTCAAAATATGATCCATATTTGGTGttagaataataattattattatttgcagAA contains the following coding sequences:
- the LOC114387707 gene encoding S-adenosylmethionine decarboxylase proenzyme 4-like, which codes for MAFAFSGFEGFEKRLELHFFGDDPTILQLGLRKLSFDCIQQTLQAVQCTVVSAVGNSYLDAYVLSESSLFVYPTKIIIKTCGTTQLLKSITPLIFYAQTHLGLTLSLCRYTRGSFIFPLSQPFPHTSFEHEVTYLETTLPSDLCFRKASIMPSKSSSHSWHVFTATNIPHHSHAPYSQNHAYTMEICMTDLDPVLARKFFRRPGDGKTGDSAGKEMTELTGIGEINSHALVCDFAFDPCGYSMNGMDGEWYSTIHVTPEDGYSYASFECVGSMSDDVDIIHVLRKVVQIFRPGTMSVSTTSSLGSEVWREVAGAVEPMGLKLRSCAMDQFPDSGSVVFQTFTPLRRKSAQ